From a region of the Mycobacterium sp. SMC-8 genome:
- a CDS encoding tetratricopeptide repeat protein, whose amino-acid sequence MPQDNQGGRGDRRPSRSSNDNRQRPRRDQRSGAPRTSGPNRARAAQPRPESDDRASGPPIPKEIEARQLAPEIRGELTTLDRSTADVVARHLVAAGELLEEDPEAALAHARAARARSGRIAAVREAVGIAAYQCGDWAQALAELRAARRMGSRSPLLALIADCERGVGRPERAIELARSPEAAALTGDDADELRIVVAGARSDLGQHEQALAVLSTPTLDPDRSGQTAARLFYAYADTLLELGRNDEALQWFLHAAAADVDGVTDAEERVTELS is encoded by the coding sequence GTGCCCCAAGACAATCAGGGCGGCCGCGGCGATCGTCGACCCAGCCGCAGCTCGAACGACAACCGGCAGCGTCCGCGGCGCGATCAGCGCTCGGGGGCGCCGCGCACCTCGGGTCCGAACCGGGCGCGCGCCGCCCAGCCCCGCCCCGAGAGTGACGATCGTGCCAGCGGTCCGCCGATCCCCAAGGAGATCGAAGCTCGACAGCTCGCCCCCGAGATCCGCGGAGAACTGACCACCCTCGACCGCAGCACCGCCGACGTGGTGGCCCGGCACCTGGTCGCCGCCGGCGAGCTGCTCGAGGAGGACCCCGAAGCGGCGTTGGCGCATGCCCGCGCCGCGCGTGCTCGGTCGGGAAGGATCGCGGCGGTCCGCGAGGCCGTCGGTATCGCGGCCTATCAGTGCGGCGACTGGGCCCAGGCACTCGCAGAACTGCGGGCGGCGCGCCGAATGGGAAGTCGCTCACCGCTGTTGGCGTTGATCGCGGATTGCGAGCGTGGTGTCGGACGTCCTGAACGCGCCATCGAACTCGCCCGGTCACCGGAGGCCGCGGCGCTGACCGGAGACGACGCCGACGAGCTGCGCATTGTCGTGGCGGGTGCGCGATCGGATCTGGGCCAACACGAACAGGCGCTCGCCGTGCTGTCGACCCCGACCCTCGATCCGGACCGCAGCGGCCAGACAGCTGCGCGTCTGTTCTACGCCTACGCCGACACCCTGCTGGAGCTCGGCCGCAACGACGAGGCGCTGCAGTGGTTCCTGCATGCCGCAGCCGCCGACGTCGACGGTGTCACCGACGCCGAAGAACGTGTCACGGAGCTGTCCTGA
- a CDS encoding HAD-IIA family hydrolase: protein MSALVQQHDCLLLDLDGTVFRGDAPTPGAVDTLAAIDPRVLFVTNNASRDAEQVAAHLRELGFAAAADDVVTSAQSAARLLADQLPPAAKVLVVGTDALAGEVAGAGLTPVRAFADGPVAVVQGHSPDTAWPALAEAALAIRAGALWIAANVDKTLPSERGLLPGNGSMVAALRTATDRDPQVAGKPAPALMQDALARGEFERPLVVGDRLDTDIAGANAAQLPSLMVLCGVNSADDAIWASSEQRPTYLAEDLRALAVGQADTLRVAPHPGWRVDVDATAVTLSATGSDPGDPLSAVRALAAAVWEAGIERRPVRAADDASRQAVQRWTLLSARID, encoded by the coding sequence GTGAGCGCCCTTGTGCAGCAGCATGATTGTCTGCTGCTCGACCTCGACGGCACGGTGTTCCGCGGCGACGCACCCACCCCGGGGGCGGTCGACACGCTGGCTGCGATCGACCCTCGCGTGCTGTTCGTGACGAACAACGCCTCCCGCGACGCCGAACAGGTCGCCGCGCACCTGCGTGAGCTGGGTTTCGCGGCCGCCGCCGACGACGTCGTCACCAGCGCCCAGAGCGCGGCGCGGTTGCTGGCCGACCAACTCCCGCCCGCCGCCAAGGTCCTCGTGGTCGGGACCGACGCGTTGGCCGGGGAGGTCGCCGGCGCGGGGCTGACCCCGGTCCGCGCCTTCGCGGACGGCCCGGTCGCGGTGGTGCAGGGCCATTCGCCGGACACCGCGTGGCCGGCCCTGGCCGAGGCGGCGCTCGCGATCCGGGCCGGAGCGCTGTGGATCGCCGCCAACGTCGACAAGACGCTGCCCTCGGAACGCGGTCTGCTGCCCGGGAACGGTTCGATGGTGGCCGCGCTGCGCACCGCCACCGACCGGGATCCGCAGGTGGCCGGGAAACCGGCGCCCGCGTTGATGCAGGATGCGCTGGCCCGCGGCGAGTTCGAGCGCCCGCTGGTGGTCGGGGATCGGCTCGACACCGACATCGCCGGCGCCAACGCAGCGCAGCTGCCCAGCCTGATGGTGCTGTGCGGGGTCAACTCTGCCGACGACGCCATCTGGGCGAGTAGCGAGCAGCGTCCGACCTACCTGGCCGAAGACCTCCGGGCGCTGGCCGTCGGTCAGGCCGACACGTTGCGCGTCGCGCCGCATCCGGGCTGGCGGGTCGACGTCGACGCCACGGCGGTCACGCTGAGCGCCACCGGGTCAGACCCGGGCGACCCGCTGTCCGCGGTGCGTGCCCTCGCCGCGGCGGTGTGGGAGGCGGGAATCGAACGCCGTCCGGTCCGCGCGGCCGACGACGCGTCCCGACAGGCCGTGCAGCGGTGGACGCTGCTGTCCGCTCGCATCGACTAG
- a CDS encoding TlyA family RNA methyltransferase, which translates to MARRARVDAELVRRGLARSRQQAAELIGAGRVRVDGMPAAKPATAVSVTAHLTVEGGDADSWVSRGAHKLIGALDAFGLSVENRRCLDAGASTGGFTEVLLHRQAREVIAVDVGYGQLAWSLRTDPRVTVMERTNVRELTPEAIGGSVDLVVADLSFISLATVLPALTTCASPDADIVPMVKPQFEVGKERVGGGGVVSDPLLRADAVLSVARRAAELNWHAVAVTASPLPGPAGNVEYFLDLRTRGEHSLQGDELEAAVRRAVEEGPQ; encoded by the coding sequence GTGGCGCGTCGCGCACGTGTTGACGCCGAACTGGTTCGACGAGGGCTGGCCCGCTCGCGCCAGCAGGCGGCCGAGCTGATCGGCGCCGGCCGGGTCCGGGTGGACGGTATGCCCGCGGCCAAGCCCGCCACCGCGGTGTCGGTGACCGCGCATCTGACCGTCGAGGGCGGCGACGCCGACTCCTGGGTGTCGCGGGGCGCCCACAAACTCATCGGCGCGCTCGACGCGTTCGGATTGTCCGTCGAGAACCGCCGCTGCCTGGACGCCGGGGCCTCGACCGGCGGCTTCACCGAGGTGCTGCTGCACCGCCAGGCCCGCGAGGTGATCGCCGTCGACGTCGGCTACGGCCAACTGGCCTGGTCGCTGCGCACCGACCCGAGGGTGACGGTGATGGAGCGCACCAACGTCCGCGAACTCACCCCGGAGGCGATCGGCGGATCCGTCGATCTGGTCGTCGCAGACCTGTCGTTCATCTCGCTGGCGACGGTGCTGCCCGCACTGACGACCTGCGCGTCACCGGACGCCGATATCGTTCCTATGGTGAAACCTCAATTCGAGGTCGGCAAGGAACGGGTCGGTGGCGGCGGCGTGGTGTCCGATCCGTTGCTCCGCGCCGACGCGGTGCTCTCGGTGGCCCGGCGTGCCGCGGAACTGAACTGGCATGCCGTGGCCGTCACCGCCAGTCCACTGCCCGGCCCGGCGGGTAACGTCGAGTACTTCCTGGACCTGCGCACCCGCGGTGAGCACTCCCTGCAGGGCGACGAGCTGGAGGCCGCGGTACGTCGCGCGGTCGAGGAGGGGCCGCAATGA
- a CDS encoding NAD kinase, whose translation MSERTILLVLHTGREEVTEVARRVEKVLSDNGIALRALSAEAVDRGPIHLAPDDMRALGVEIEVVDADERAAEGCELVLVLGGDGTFLRAAELARNVEIPVLGVNLGKIGFLAEAEAEAIDKVLDHIIRRDYRVEHRMTLDVAVRAEGRLIDRGWALNEASLEKGTRLGVLGALLEVDGRPVSSFGCDGVLVSTPTGSTAYAFSAGGPVLWPDLEAILVVPNNAHALFARPMVTSPDALIAIEIEASGHDALVFCDGRRDMVVPAGGRLEVTRCATPLKWVRLDSAPFTDRLVRKFRLPVTGWRGQ comes from the coding sequence ATGAGCGAACGCACCATCCTGCTGGTCTTGCACACCGGTCGTGAGGAAGTGACCGAGGTGGCCCGGCGGGTCGAAAAAGTGTTGTCCGACAACGGCATCGCCTTGCGTGCATTGTCCGCCGAAGCGGTCGATCGCGGACCCATCCACCTGGCTCCCGACGACATGCGGGCGCTCGGCGTGGAGATCGAGGTCGTCGACGCGGACGAGAGGGCCGCCGAAGGATGCGAGCTGGTGCTGGTGCTCGGCGGCGACGGCACCTTCCTGCGCGCCGCCGAACTGGCCCGCAACGTCGAGATCCCGGTGCTCGGGGTGAACCTCGGCAAGATCGGCTTCCTGGCAGAAGCCGAGGCCGAGGCCATCGACAAGGTGCTCGACCACATCATCCGGCGCGACTACCGGGTCGAGCACCGGATGACCCTTGACGTCGCCGTGCGCGCCGAAGGCCGGCTGATCGACCGCGGGTGGGCACTCAACGAGGCAAGCCTGGAGAAGGGGACGCGGCTGGGCGTGCTCGGTGCGCTCCTGGAGGTGGACGGACGCCCGGTGTCGTCGTTCGGTTGCGACGGGGTGCTGGTGTCGACCCCGACCGGGTCCACGGCGTACGCGTTCTCGGCGGGCGGCCCGGTGCTGTGGCCGGACCTGGAGGCGATCCTGGTGGTGCCGAACAATGCGCATGCGCTGTTCGCCCGCCCGATGGTGACCAGCCCCGATGCGTTGATCGCGATCGAGATCGAAGCCAGCGGTCACGACGCGCTGGTGTTCTGCGACGGCCGGCGGGACATGGTCGTGCCTGCCGGTGGCCGCCTGGAGGTGACCCGGTGCGCCACACCGCTGAAGTGGGTGCGGCTGGACAGCGCGCCGTTCACCGATCGGCTGGTACGCAAGTTCCGGCTTCCGGTCACGGGGTGGCGCGGACAGTAG
- the recN gene encoding DNA repair protein RecN yields the protein MLAEIRIEALGAINAATAEFDGGLTVLTGETGAGKTMVVTGLHLLGGARADATKVRSGAERAVVEGRFTTVELGAEVAGQVDEILDSCGAERDDDGSIIAARSVSRDGPSRAYLGGRSVPARSLSGFTNELLTLHGQNDQLRLMRPDEQRAALDRYAEVSASLQRYRTARDVWLEARRDLDDRRRRAREMAQEADRLQFALNEIEVIDPQPGEDEGLVADIRRLSELDALRDAVQTARAALSGEGDDGFSAAHAVGQARSALEDTDDVPLKTLAEQLGTALTVLVDVSGELGHYLDELPTDTSTLETKLARQAELRTLTRKYAADVDGVLDWAREARDRLAQLDVSEEALAGLERRVDELQAKVIATAQDLTKVRAKAAKGLSKAVTTELAGLAMAGAQFVISVSPLPARADDTAPLPLPSGVTVHAGRDGVDAVEFGFAAHGGSDLLPLNKSASGGELSRVMLALEVVLSASSEGTTMVFDEVDAGVGGRAAVQIGRRLARLARTHQVIVVTHLPQVAAYADVHLVVEGVAGGAAGKPKAKSSGVRRLDEDDRVAELARMLAGLGESDSGRAHARELLDAARGERAATG from the coding sequence GTGCTAGCAGAAATCCGAATCGAGGCACTCGGTGCGATCAACGCCGCCACCGCGGAGTTCGACGGCGGACTGACCGTGCTGACCGGCGAGACCGGTGCCGGCAAGACCATGGTGGTCACCGGCCTGCACCTGCTCGGGGGTGCCCGCGCCGACGCGACCAAGGTGCGTTCGGGCGCCGAGCGCGCCGTCGTCGAGGGCCGGTTCACGACGGTCGAGCTGGGCGCGGAGGTCGCCGGGCAGGTCGACGAGATCCTGGACTCCTGCGGCGCCGAACGCGACGACGACGGGAGCATCATCGCCGCCCGCTCCGTGAGCCGGGACGGACCGTCGCGGGCCTATCTGGGGGGCCGCAGTGTCCCGGCTCGATCCTTGAGCGGCTTCACCAACGAACTGCTCACCCTGCACGGACAGAACGACCAGCTGCGGTTGATGCGGCCGGACGAGCAACGCGCCGCCCTCGACCGGTACGCCGAGGTGAGCGCTTCGCTGCAGCGCTACCGCACGGCCCGCGACGTCTGGCTGGAAGCCCGGCGCGACCTCGACGACCGCCGGCGGCGGGCCCGCGAGATGGCGCAGGAAGCCGACCGCCTGCAGTTCGCGCTGAACGAGATCGAGGTCATCGACCCGCAGCCCGGGGAGGACGAGGGACTGGTTGCCGACATCCGCCGGCTTTCCGAGCTCGACGCGTTGCGCGATGCCGTGCAGACCGCCAGGGCGGCGCTGTCCGGGGAGGGTGACGACGGCTTCTCCGCCGCCCACGCGGTGGGGCAGGCGCGCTCGGCGCTGGAAGACACCGATGACGTCCCGCTCAAGACGCTGGCCGAGCAGCTCGGCACCGCGCTGACGGTGCTGGTCGACGTATCCGGCGAGCTCGGGCATTATCTGGACGAATTGCCAACGGACACAAGCACTCTGGAAACCAAGTTGGCGCGCCAGGCGGAGCTGCGCACGTTGACGCGCAAGTACGCCGCCGACGTCGACGGTGTGCTCGATTGGGCCCGCGAGGCCCGCGACCGGCTCGCCCAGCTCGACGTGTCCGAGGAAGCACTGGCCGGGCTGGAACGTCGGGTCGACGAGCTGCAGGCCAAGGTGATCGCCACGGCGCAGGACCTGACCAAGGTCAGGGCCAAGGCCGCCAAGGGCTTGTCCAAGGCGGTCACCACCGAACTGGCCGGCCTGGCGATGGCCGGCGCCCAGTTCGTGATCTCGGTGAGCCCGCTGCCGGCACGCGCCGACGACACCGCCCCGCTGCCCCTGCCGTCGGGGGTCACCGTGCACGCCGGCCGCGACGGAGTCGACGCCGTCGAGTTCGGGTTCGCCGCGCACGGCGGCTCCGACCTGCTCCCGCTGAACAAGAGTGCCTCGGGCGGTGAGCTGTCCCGGGTGATGTTGGCCCTGGAAGTCGTGCTGTCCGCGTCGAGCGAGGGCACCACCATGGTTTTCGACGAGGTCGACGCCGGCGTGGGCGGACGAGCCGCCGTGCAGATCGGGCGACGGCTGGCCCGGCTGGCGCGCACCCACCAGGTCATCGTCGTCACACACCTGCCGCAGGTCGCCGCCTACGCCGACGTGCACCTCGTCGTCGAAGGGGTCGCCGGGGGCGCCGCCGGCAAGCCCAAGGCGAAATCCAGCGGAGTGCGGCGCCTCGACGAGGACGACCGTGTGGCCGAACTGGCCAGGATGCTGGCCGGGCTGGGGGAGTCCGACAGCGGCCGCGCGCACGCGCGCGAGCTGCTGGATGCCGCCCGGGGCGAGCGCGCCGCCACCGGCTGA
- the steA gene encoding putative cytokinetic ring protein SteA, with protein sequence MKMSALLSRNASSRPGITGTARVDRDIDRLLRRVTPGDIVVIDALDLDRVTADALVDAGVTAVVNASASISGRYPNLGPEVLVANGITLIDSTGPEVFKKVKDGARIRLNEGGVYSGDRRLVLGTERTDADIHELMQEAKGGLVAHLEAFAGNTIEFIRSESPLLIDGIGIPDIDVDLNRRHVVIVAEEENAAADLKALKPFIKEYQPVLVGVGSGADILRKAGYRPALIVGDPDKISTEVLRCGAQVVLPADADGHAAGLERIQDLGVGAMTFPAAGSAADLALLLCDHHGASLIVTVGHTASIEEFFDRTRQQSNPSTFLTRMKVGEKLVDAKAVATLYRSRVSGGAVALLVLAMLIAVIAALWVSRADAAVIEWVSQYWNQFLLWVQGLVS encoded by the coding sequence ATGAAGATGTCAGCGCTGCTGTCCCGTAATGCCAGCTCACGGCCAGGTATCACCGGCACTGCCCGCGTGGACCGCGACATCGATCGACTCCTCAGACGGGTGACCCCCGGCGACATCGTCGTCATCGACGCCCTCGACCTGGACCGCGTCACCGCCGACGCACTGGTCGATGCCGGCGTCACCGCAGTGGTCAACGCGTCCGCGTCGATCTCGGGCCGCTATCCCAACCTCGGGCCCGAGGTCCTGGTCGCCAACGGCATCACGCTGATCGACAGCACCGGCCCTGAGGTGTTCAAGAAGGTCAAGGACGGCGCCCGCATCCGGCTCAACGAGGGCGGTGTGTATTCCGGCGACCGCCGGCTGGTCCTGGGCACCGAGCGCACCGACGCCGACATCCACGAACTGATGCAGGAGGCCAAGGGCGGGCTGGTGGCCCACCTCGAGGCGTTCGCGGGCAACACCATCGAGTTCATCCGCAGCGAGAGCCCGCTGCTGATCGACGGGATCGGCATACCCGACATCGACGTGGACCTCAACCGCAGGCATGTGGTGATCGTCGCCGAGGAGGAGAACGCGGCCGCCGACCTCAAGGCGCTCAAACCGTTCATCAAGGAGTATCAGCCGGTGCTGGTCGGGGTCGGTTCCGGCGCCGACATCCTGCGCAAGGCCGGCTACCGGCCGGCACTGATCGTCGGCGACCCCGACAAGATCAGCACCGAGGTGCTGCGCTGCGGCGCCCAGGTGGTACTGCCCGCCGACGCCGACGGCCATGCCGCCGGTCTTGAGCGGATCCAGGACCTCGGCGTGGGCGCGATGACGTTTCCCGCCGCGGGATCGGCCGCCGACCTGGCCCTGCTCCTGTGTGACCACCACGGCGCGTCCTTGATCGTCACGGTGGGCCACACGGCGAGCATCGAGGAGTTCTTCGACCGCACCCGCCAGCAGAGCAACCCGTCGACGTTCCTGACCCGGATGAAGGTGGGCGAGAAGCTCGTCGACGCCAAGGCCGTCGCCACCCTGTACCGCAGCCGCGTCTCCGGCGGCGCCGTCGCGCTGCTGGTGTTGGCCATGCTGATCGCGGTGATCGCGGCGCTGTGGGTGTCTCGCGCCGACGCCGCAGTGATCGAGTGGGTGTCCCAGTACTGGAATCAGTTCCTGCTCTGGGTCCAGGGTCTGGTGTCGTAG
- a CDS encoding copper transporter → MISLRSHAISLAAVFLALAIGVALGSGLLSNTVLSGLRDDKQEMQQQIDTLTGDRNALNEKLKAAGDFDAQVAPRILRDTLARKSVVIFRTPDAADNDIDGLARLISQAGGTLAGTVGLTQQFVDANSAEKLLSVVNSPIVPAGAQLSTTTVDQGSQAGDLLGISLLIDRDPKKPPVNDDQRATVLAALRDTGFVTYGTERIGAADTALVVTGGALGEDAGNQGATVARFAAGLAPHGSGTVLVGRDGSATGTSAVAVTRADAAMKNAVSTVDDIDSESGRITSVLALGVLINGGRPDQFGIGPGATSVTVAQ, encoded by the coding sequence GTGATCTCGCTGCGTTCGCACGCCATTTCGTTGGCCGCCGTCTTCCTGGCGCTGGCCATCGGCGTGGCCCTGGGGTCGGGGCTGCTGTCCAACACGGTGCTGTCCGGCCTGCGCGACGACAAGCAGGAGATGCAGCAGCAGATCGACACGTTGACCGGTGACCGCAACGCCCTCAACGAGAAGCTCAAGGCTGCAGGCGATTTCGACGCCCAGGTGGCGCCGCGGATCCTGCGTGACACCCTGGCCCGGAAATCGGTGGTGATCTTCCGCACCCCCGACGCCGCCGACAACGACATCGACGGGCTGGCCCGGCTGATCTCTCAGGCCGGCGGCACGCTCGCCGGCACCGTCGGCCTGACGCAGCAGTTCGTCGACGCGAACTCGGCGGAGAAGCTGCTGTCGGTGGTCAACTCGCCGATCGTCCCGGCCGGAGCCCAGCTGAGCACGACCACCGTAGACCAGGGATCCCAAGCCGGCGATCTGCTCGGTATCTCGCTGCTGATCGACCGCGATCCGAAGAAGCCGCCCGTGAACGACGATCAGCGCGCCACCGTGCTGGCCGCGCTGCGCGACACCGGCTTCGTGACCTACGGCACCGAACGCATCGGCGCCGCCGACACCGCGCTCGTGGTCACCGGCGGCGCTCTCGGCGAGGACGCCGGTAATCAGGGCGCGACCGTCGCACGGTTCGCCGCGGGACTCGCGCCACACGGTTCGGGAACTGTGCTCGTCGGCCGTGACGGGTCGGCCACCGGTACCTCCGCGGTCGCAGTGACCAGGGCCGATGCGGCGATGAAGAACGCCGTCAGCACCGTCGACGACATCGACAGCGAATCCGGCCGGATCACCTCGGTGCTCGCGCTGGGCGTGTTGATCAACGGCGGTCGCCCGGACCAGTTCGGGATCGGGCCGGGAGCGACCTCGGTCACCGTCGCGCAGTAG
- a CDS encoding CTP synthase, which produces MPALRKHPQTATKHLFVTGGVVSSLGKGLTASSLGQLLTARGLQVTMQKLDPYLNVDPGTMNPFQHGEVFVTEDGAETDLDVGHYERFLDRDLSGSANVTTGQVYSTVIAKERRGEYLGDTVQVIPHITDEIKRRILAMDATDNEGNRPDVIITEIGGTVGDIESLPFLEAARQVRHEVGRENCFFLHCSLVPFMAPSGELKTKPTQHSVAALRSIGITPDALILRCDRDVPEPLKNKIALMCDVDIDGVISTPDAPSIYDIPKVLHREELDAYVVRRLNLPFRDVDWTQWNDLLRRVHEPRETVRIALVGKYIDLSDAYLSVAEAIRAGGFAHHAKVEMQWIASDDCETDAAAAVALADVDGVLIPGGFGIRGIEGKIGAIRYARKRGLPVLGLCLGLQCIVIEAARSVGLTEANSAEFDPATPDPVISTMADQRDAVAGDADLGGTMRLGAYPAVLEPDSIVAQAYGATEVSERHRHRYEVNNAYRDRIAESGLRFSGTSPDGHLVEFVEYPPEVHPFLVGTQAHPELKSRPTRPHPLFDAFVGASLDYKNAERLPVEMPEIPEHELRPNGAEHALEDTPARG; this is translated from the coding sequence TTGCCAGCGTTACGCAAGCACCCGCAAACGGCCACCAAGCACCTCTTCGTGACCGGTGGCGTGGTGTCCTCCCTCGGCAAAGGTCTCACGGCGTCCAGCCTGGGCCAGTTGCTGACCGCGCGGGGGCTGCAGGTGACCATGCAGAAGCTCGACCCTTATCTGAACGTCGACCCGGGGACGATGAACCCGTTCCAGCACGGTGAGGTGTTCGTCACCGAGGACGGCGCGGAGACCGACCTCGACGTCGGCCACTACGAGCGCTTCCTGGACCGTGATCTGTCCGGGTCGGCCAATGTGACCACCGGACAGGTCTATTCGACGGTCATCGCCAAGGAACGCCGCGGCGAGTACCTCGGCGACACCGTCCAGGTGATCCCGCACATCACCGACGAGATCAAACGCCGCATCCTGGCCATGGACGCCACCGACAACGAGGGCAACCGGCCGGATGTGATCATCACCGAGATCGGCGGCACCGTCGGCGACATCGAGTCGCTGCCGTTCCTCGAGGCGGCCCGCCAGGTCCGCCACGAGGTCGGCCGGGAGAACTGCTTCTTCCTGCACTGCTCGCTGGTTCCGTTCATGGCGCCGTCCGGTGAGCTCAAGACCAAACCGACGCAGCACTCGGTGGCCGCGCTGCGCAGCATCGGCATCACGCCGGACGCGCTGATCCTGCGCTGTGACCGCGACGTGCCCGAGCCGCTCAAGAACAAGATCGCGTTGATGTGCGACGTCGACATCGACGGCGTCATCTCCACCCCGGACGCCCCGTCGATCTACGACATCCCGAAGGTCCTGCACCGCGAGGAACTCGACGCGTACGTGGTGCGGCGGCTGAACCTGCCGTTCCGCGACGTGGACTGGACCCAGTGGAACGACCTGCTGCGTCGCGTGCACGAGCCCCGCGAGACCGTGCGAATCGCGTTGGTGGGCAAATACATCGATCTGTCCGACGCCTACCTGTCGGTCGCCGAGGCGATTCGCGCCGGTGGGTTCGCCCACCACGCGAAGGTCGAGATGCAGTGGATCGCCTCCGACGACTGCGAGACCGACGCCGCGGCCGCGGTGGCACTGGCCGATGTCGACGGTGTGCTGATCCCTGGCGGGTTCGGCATCCGCGGCATCGAAGGCAAGATCGGGGCCATCCGGTATGCGCGCAAGCGCGGCCTGCCGGTGCTGGGCCTGTGCCTGGGTCTGCAGTGCATCGTCATCGAAGCGGCCCGCTCGGTCGGGCTGACCGAGGCGAACTCCGCGGAGTTCGACCCGGCCACACCCGATCCGGTGATCTCGACGATGGCCGATCAGCGCGACGCGGTCGCCGGGGACGCCGACCTCGGCGGCACCATGCGGCTGGGCGCCTACCCCGCCGTTCTGGAGCCGGATTCGATTGTCGCGCAAGCCTATGGAGCGACCGAGGTGTCGGAGCGGCACCGGCACCGCTACGAGGTGAACAACGCCTACCGGGACCGGATCGCCGAGAGCGGGCTCCGCTTCTCGGGCACCTCACCGGACGGCCACCTCGTCGAGTTCGTCGAGTACCCGCCCGAGGTGCACCCGTTCCTCGTCGGCACCCAGGCCCACCCGGAGCTCAAGAGCCGTCCCACCCGTCCGCATCCGCTGTTCGACGCGTTCGTGGGCGCGTCGCTGGACTACAAGAACGCCGAGCGCCTGCCGGTGGAGATGCCGGAGATTCCCGAGCACGAACTGCGGCCCAACGGCGCCGAGCACGCTCTCGAGGACACCCCGGCTCGTGGCTGA
- a CDS encoding NUDIX hydrolase — protein MAEGERGRHEFTTVSSETIYVGKILALRADEVRMPGGGTARREVVEHFGAVAVVALDDDGRITLIQQYRHPFGRRLWELPAGLLDFGGEPPHETAARELAEEAGQAAQTWRTLVDLDSAPGFCDESVRVFLATGLSDVDRPQAHDEEADLTLERVPLADAVARVFSGDIVNSISVAGILAAHTMPDPSVLRPVDAPWVDRPRAFARRMGHP, from the coding sequence GTGGCTGAGGGTGAGCGCGGGCGTCACGAGTTCACCACGGTCTCTTCGGAGACGATCTACGTCGGGAAGATCCTGGCGTTGCGCGCCGACGAGGTGCGCATGCCCGGCGGCGGCACCGCACGGCGCGAGGTCGTCGAGCACTTCGGTGCGGTCGCGGTCGTGGCGCTCGACGACGACGGCCGTATCACGCTGATACAGCAGTACCGGCATCCGTTCGGGCGCCGGCTCTGGGAACTGCCCGCCGGGCTGCTCGACTTCGGCGGCGAGCCGCCGCACGAGACCGCGGCGCGGGAGCTCGCCGAGGAAGCCGGCCAGGCGGCGCAGACCTGGCGCACCCTCGTTGACCTCGATTCGGCGCCCGGGTTCTGCGACGAGAGCGTGCGGGTGTTCCTGGCCACCGGCCTCAGCGACGTCGACCGGCCGCAGGCCCACGACGAGGAAGCCGACCTGACCCTGGAGCGGGTTCCTCTCGCCGACGCGGTGGCCAGGGTGTTCTCCGGGGACATCGTCAACTCGATCTCGGTGGCCGGCATCCTCGCCGCGCACACGATGCCGGACCCCTCGGTGCTGCGGCCGGTTGACGCCCCGTGGGTGGACCGGCCCCGGGCGTTCGCCCGCCGGATGGGGCATCCATGA